GCATCTAAGAACATGTTTGAAAAGTTTCCTTCCCtgtgaagaaaaagaattttacatttattcagCCAATATTACCAAACACTGGAATTGCAAAAAATAGATATAACACCATTCCTTTCCTTAAGGACCCTACAGCCTGGAGGAGGCAATAGATGCATAACAACTACCTTTTCTATTTCCGCttcaaaatgtttccaaatagTTGATGGGGGAACACTGTGTGTTTTATGGCCCATTTAATAGCAGAGAGACAGCATGATATGTTATAGGACATCTCAAAATATCCCACTAAGTGCCctaaggaagaaaatgaacacaTGTCCCTAAAAGAGTGTGAATATAGGCCATAGAAGCCCTCCACATGGCTGAATTTACTTGAAAGATGCATGTATGAAACCATGTGCATTTTGAGTTCTACATCACAAGATATCTAAATATACAAGATAGTATTTCATTGAACAGATATtccaataaaacatattttacaggAAGATGAGAACAATGCTGATCTTACATCTTCACGTGTCCCAAAGCCCTTCATCACATACCCAGAAACGCAGTTTAAGAAGCTGCaatataagaaaaagaatactACATTTTTGGTGCTAACCATTGGGATTCTAAtcctgattattttcttttggaaaggTTATGTTCTCTTATTTACTTGGTTTTCTTGCTTGTGAAATTACAGTAATATCGTCTGTAAATATGGGGATGGTGGAAGAGAGAAGATCTCCAGGAAGTTTTGCCCCTCTCCAGGGAGAAAGAGTTTTGAGAAGTTTGTCAGTTTCAGAGTCACTTCATGTTTGCCAGTGGGTGGGCAACAGAACGCTAAGTTTTCTATGGGTGATGCTTTGTTTTTGCTCACTTCACCTGATCCTGGACTTGCTTCCTGAAAGATCTCAAGTATCCTTTCCTGTACCCTCTCCTGTGGATAGCCAAACCGAGAGTGGCAAGATACCAAGATATCCATGTAGGCTTAGAGGAATCACCTTAGGGCAGGTATTTCATGCCAGATTTCCAGAGTTATActactaaatattatttaatccCCATTTATCATTTTCCCTGTGTATATGTTCCCCTTAAGTGTCTCATATGAACACTGGTGGGGCAAAGCAGGATTTGAAGAGTGTTGACTTTTCTGGCTAAATCAAATGTACCTGTGAGTGTGTgtttaaattctatttattttttcaattagtaATACAAATATAAAGCATAAATGGATTACTAGAGGAAAGcaaatctctcttctttctctgatcTCATATTACCCAGTTACTTTGTCTAGAAGCAACCACTAATGCCAACATATTTTTTACAACTTTCCAGTTATTCTCTGCAATTCTAGATGTATATGtacatttgtttatttacacAAATGGTAGCATATTATATACATTGTTCTATCCAccttattttttttcatgtagcaatctattttggaaatattttataatctgtCGTGTAGagctacttcattctttttaatggctgcatagtattctaatGTTTCAATGTCCCATaataaatttatccatttccccATTACTGGATGTTTAGGTTGTTTCATAAGTTATGATATCACACATTAAATTCATGAAAATCTTGCCATCCAGTTTGTTAACATCATTTATTTAGTATGCATATTATTTGACTCAACAATTTTAATTCTAGTAATTCATCTTTCAGATATATTTACACAACTGTGCAATGATCTATTTATGATGATATTCattgcagaagttgcagtaaagtatgtgtatgtgttgtaaaaataaatacataactcaTATAGAGTACTAAAAGCATAATATCAGTGTCAAAATTATTTACACCTAGCAAGGGAACCCAAGtggacagattttattttttattttatatacttatgtATTTTCTATAAGCATGCAGCATTTTGTAAGACATAAATAGTTTCAGTAAACATGTTTTGATGTCACCATGATGTCCATTACCCTCTCAGAAGGACGTTGTGAGCCCTAAGTGAAATAATATGCATAAAGACCTTGTCTAATGAAGGCTCTGTCCATGCTCAGTACACAGTTGCTAACATAACTCCCTTTCTTTACCCATGCAATTGTGTAGCCCATCATAATTTAGTCTCAAATCCTACATTTCCAAGTACAGCCTTTGTGGCAACTCAGTAATTCTATCAAGGAATTTGGGAAGCAAAAGGTAAAATCTCACTTGTTATCATCATCCACTTCAAATAACTCCATCTTGTCATTACTTGAGGTCTTGTGTTTCTTTGGTAATTCCGGTATAAAGAGGATGGTTTTCATGTAATCTACCTGCACTGATTTTGAAGTTGCAACCTTTCTTATTGCTTCATCCAAGCCCTCTTGGCAAcctggagaaaggagaaagacaaGTACCACTTTATGCCTTCCATATCGGCTAGGAATAAACCAtggatctttttcttttaactcagaCTAGTTACCTTGGATCTGCAAAGTTTGCTCCCAGCTGATTACATTGGAGTATGACAGGACTTCCTCTAATTTGTCAGGAGCTTTGGTGAAGATGTGGTAAGTGTTGGTATAATGATCCTGGTCATCTTTCATCTCCTGATATAACAAATATCAATTATATTTACATAGcgctacaatttaaaaaatgttcttgcaTAGGTCTAGAGTGCTAGAGATTCAATTGtttgaaatattctgtttttctgagacaggtgtAGAAAATGGCCTTGGAGTCACTTCAAGAATAACTCACTCTTGATACACTgaagatagtttctttcttttagggCACTAAAGTGAGCTGCCCTTGAGAGGGTGAGTAAATAACTCCATTGTCTAGAATGGGAAGTGTACCCAAAATGGTGTATGTTAAGCATTTAAAAGTGAAGGTGCCTAAGGTatggaaagaaatataaagaacagGTTTGGCAAGGCTCCAGGTTTTTGACAAGGTGTCACCTGTGCTAATCCTGACCCAGCACTCTGGGGCTGGCTCAGTGATTGGCTCTTGGTGTGCATGTGAATAGATGAAGTTTTGGAAAGAACCATCATTCCAGAGCCAGAGTAGTACCTAGAATAGACAGCTCAGTCTGCCTCCATATGCCTGCCTACCCTCTGCTGTTGACACTTCCCCTTGGGAGTCCTTGCAGGTGAAAACACTTCTTAATCACATTCAGCCATAGAAGTCTAGGTTGGGATGTATTCCTATGATCAGAATCTTGATGGAATAGATTGACTGGGTGGAATCCTAATTTTATTTACACATCCTGGATTACTGATCACTGGATCTAAGTTCAAGCCTTATCTCACTGCCCTACCCTGTCTCCCAAACAGCCCTTCCAAAACCTGCATACATCAACATTGTCAATGTTCTTCTCACCACCCCTCAGTTTCAGTTCCCTCATTGCCATGCAGAGAATGTCTGGAGAGTGACTACCCTCATATTCAGTAACTGTTGCTCCTACCTGTTTCTGAGGCCGGGTAATGACGATCTGGTAATCTGGCCAGGCATCTACCAGCACCTCCATGTTGAAagggtttttatcttttatgttgaAAATGGCACCATATACCTACGATGCAACAGAACAAAGCAGGAGAGGATGAAGTTCTTCTCCAATATAGAGTCTTACATGTGGAGAAATAAGACATGGCATGAGAAATAAGGACAAGAAGTATAGGAGGACTTAGGATGGGCCAGTGCTTCCAGGATGGCTCATTGGGGTACTCATTGAGAGTTATACTGCTAGACGGCCCAAAAAGCATCCACAAAAATCCAAGTTAATACCTGAGTCATTAGGAACTGGCTTCCCTGATATTCATTCATTTCTAAAAAATTCAtgcaattttctcattttttttctttctttctttcataacaCACTATTTATTTGGCATCTATTATGTATCAGGTCTGTCTTAAGCATGAAAAACCCAAAGGTGAATATGATATGGCTACAACCCTACAGTTAAGTTTAGAAGGATAGAGAGTACATAGTTCAACCATCGTAGGACACGTGGTCTGAGAGATATATGTATACGGTGGTATAGGATCCCAAGGAGGAAAAGCACTACCTGTCTAGGAAGTGataaggaaacttacaatatCAGAAGCAATATCTGAACTGGGTCTTGATGAATATGTTATGCCTTTTTCTGGCAAAATAGAGAATGAGAGCAAGTTATTACAAGTAGGAGAAAAAGCATGAGTGAAATGATGAAAAGTATGGCAGATGATATCATGTCTACTGAACTGTGAGGGGCTCAATATTTGTAGCAAGTGGTATATGGCAGGAGAATGTTGACAGGCAAAATAAAAAAGGCTGGAGAATTTTGGGATAAACCCTGTAACCCAATTAAGCCTTGGAGATGGACTCTGCAAATTTGCTATGGCAAATTTTAAAACCAGGGAGTGATATGACCCTATATGTGTCATATAGATAACTCTCATCACGAAGTTGTAACTAGGCTGTTAAGATTGGAGACAAGGAGGTATTGCAATTACCTGGAAGAGATgacaaagtacaccaaagatagCAGAAGGATAAATTCAAAAGATGTTTAAGAGGTCACAAAAAGGAAGCAAAGTAGGTGATTGACTGGATATTGATATTAAagtcatctttgcacagattctCACTTTAGACTTGCGTTCCCATCTCCCCATTAAGGTTATGAATCCTGAATCTGTCCTCCTCTCAACTCAACCATCTCTCTCCTCTGTTCTCCTCCTACTCCGTTACCTTTATGGATTCAGGGATGCTCTTTTCTAAggatttatacagaatctgcagctTCTGAGAGTTATGAAGCACAAGCATCTTATGTAGCACTTCAGCTTCTTTCCCTCAAGAAGATGATCTaaggaaataaacacaaaaacaaaaatacctagAGAGATATGATAGGTGtccagaaagaagaggaaggagaagtcaCCAGGGACATCATACACTATTAGCAGTGATGGGCTTTAGAAATTATCTAGTCCAAACTTTTcagtttacaaatgagaaactaAAGCACAGAGGTGTAACTAGACTTCAGGGCTCCTTAGTAATCTCCATACAATTCCACTTAAAAAGTACATTAACATACCTGGCAAAATATATCTCCCATGCTCATTTGATTCAAACCAGTAAAAGAATATGGAGAGTGAATGCCTTCCGCTGTCcagacacaaataaaaaataatgcatctCTTCAGGGATTGTCCCTCAGgagagccccccacccccaagcatTGAAACACTTGCTCTAATGTTCCCATAGCATGGGTACTATTTTCAGCTATCAAGAAAGAATGTaatcttctggaaaaaaaaaaaaaaccttgcagACTATATTGTGTGTAGTCCCTTTTCTCCTAAGGAACAAAACCATAGGAAGAAAAAATTGTTGATTAGTGATGATACCACCAAGTAGAAATTGGCAAGATCTAGGAATTGAAATTATATGTTAGCAACCTTAAAAATAGACCAAACCCTTTTATTCAGTAATTCCACATCCTGAAACTCATCCCAAGGAAATAATAATAGATATGTTTAAGGAtgtaaacataagaaaatttattataatatactgtatataagatataatacAAAATTCATTATGAAGAAATGATCAAGTTAATGATGGTGTATCCAAATAATAGATTACCAGGCAACTATCAAAATGATGTCTTTGAAGAGTGTTTAATGACATAGGAAAACGTCTGTGttacaaagtcaggaaaacaTATGATGTAATCCCAATTAATAATATAAAgatgcaggccaggtgcagtggctcagcctgtaatcccagcactttgggaggccaaggcgggca
This genomic window from Pan troglodytes isolate AG18354 chromosome 9, NHGRI_mPanTro3-v2.0_pri, whole genome shotgun sequence contains:
- the GLYATL2 gene encoding glycine N-acyltransferase-like protein 2 isoform X2, producing the protein MEVLVDAWPDYQIVITRPQKQEMKDDQDHYTNTYHIFTKAPDKLEEVLSYSNVISWEQTLQIQGCQEGLDEAIRKVATSKSVQVDYMKTILFIPELPKKHKTSSNDKMELFEVDDDNKEGNFSNMFLDASHAGLVNEHWAFGKNERSLKYIERCLQDFLGFGVLGPERQLVSWIVMEQSCELRMGYTVPKYRHQGNMLQIGYHLEKYLSQKEIPFYFHVADNNEKSLQALNNLGFKICPCGWHQWKCTPKKYC
- the GLYATL2 gene encoding glycine N-acyltransferase-like protein 2 isoform X1, with translation MLVLHNSQKLQILYKSLEKSIPESIKVYGAIFNIKDKNPFNMEVLVDAWPDYQIVITRPQKQEMKDDQDHYTNTYHIFTKAPDKLEEVLSYSNVISWEQTLQIQGCQEGLDEAIRKVATSKSVQVDYMKTILFIPELPKKHKTSSNDKMELFEVDDDNKEGNFSNMFLDASHAGLVNEHWAFGKNERSLKYIERCLQDFLGFGVLGPERQLVSWIVMEQSCELRMGYTVPKYRHQGNMLQIGYHLEKYLSQKEIPFYFHVADNNEKSLQALNNLGFKICPCGWHQWKCTPKKYC